The following is a genomic window from Hyphomicrobiales bacterium.
GTATCATGAAGCAACGCTGGCCGTGATTCGCATCACACGATTCAGCTTCGCCATGGGCTACTGCCTGAACAGCACAGCCTTAGGCCCGAACACGAGCGTCGGCGAAGCCGCGAAAACGGCTGCGCCGAACCGATCAGTGATCAGCGCGTGGGCTTCGGCTTGGAAGGCAGCAGGCCTTCACGCTGAAGACGCTTGCGCATCAGCTTGCGCGCGCGACGCACGGCTTCAGCCTTTTCACGAGCCCGCTTTTCGGAGGGCTTCTCGTAATGTCCGCGAAGCTTCATCTCCCGAAAGATGCCTTCACGCTGCATCTTCTTTTTCAGCGCACGCAGCGCTTGATCGACATTGTTGTCGCGAACGAGAACCTGCACGCCTTCATCCCGTATTCTGAGTAGGTTTGGCAAAAGCCGAAAGCGGCGCTGAAACGCGCCGCCGCCAAGGATGGTTGCGAATAGCAGAAGTCACCACGGCTGTCCACCGTCGCAGCCATGATTCCGGCATCAAATAGCGATCGACTGTCACATCCTGATGTCATTCGGGCAGGACACGGGTGACGTGCCCCATCTTGCGTCCGGGACGGGCGCTCGCCTTGCCATAAAGGTGAAGGTGCAAACCGGGTTGCGCGACAATATCCGCCCAGGCCTCGACATCAGCCCCGATCAGATTGCGCATCTCCACCTGGCCGTTGCGGCGGGTGGAGCCCAAAGGCCATCCGCAGACCGCACGTATATGCTGCGCGAATTGCGAGGTAACCGCCCCTTCGATCGTCCAGTGACCGGAGTTGTGCACCCGTGGGGCGATCTCGTTCACGATGATCGAGCTGTCCCCGCCTTCGAGCACGAACATCTCGACTGCCAGCACCCCGACATAGGACAGAGCATCGGCGATAGCCTTCGCGGCCGCTATGGCCTCCTCGGTCTGTTCCGCGGAGAGCGCGCTTGGCACTGTCGTGATATCGAGGATGTGATGCCGGTGCACGTTCTCGCACACGTCGTAAGCGGCAAAGGCGCCGGCCTGGTCGCGCGCGCCGACCACGGAGACTTCGCGCACGAAGGGTACGAAACCTTCGAGAATTGCCGGCGCATGACCGATCGCGGCGAGAGCCGCATCGAGATCGGCCCCCGCCTCGATCTTCACCTGGCCCTTGCCGTCATAGCCGAAACGGCGCGTCTTGAGGATCGCGGGCGTGCCGAGATCGGCCATGGCCGCGACAAGGTCTTCCTTGCTGGCGATGTCCCGGAATGGCGCGGTCGGGATGCCGAGCTCCGCCACGAACCGCTTCTCGAGCAGACGGTCCTGGGTGGTTGCCAGCGCCCGGTAATCCGGAAAAAGCGGCACATGCCGGCGAAGGAGGTCTACGCTTTCGGCCGGAATATTCTCGAATTCATAGGTGACGACATCCACAGCGGCCGCGAAGGCAACCAGCGCCGCCTCGTCCTCATAACCGGCCACCGTGTGCTTGCCCGCGACCTCGAAAGCCGGGCTATCCGCGTCCGGCGCGAAAATATGCGTCTTCAATCCGTAGGACGCCGCCGCCATGGCCATCATGCGGCCGAGTTGCCCGCCGCCGAGAATTCCGACAGTCGCACCCGGTGGGAGCGCGCCAGCCGCTGTACCGTCAGCGGATGCTTCCACGCTCATGACGTGATCTCGGGAACATCAGCCACCGCGGCCGTCTGGCGCTCGCGCCAGGCTTTGAGACGCGAAGTCAGATCAGCATCGTCGAGGGCCAGAACCGCTGCCGCGAGCAAGGCCGCGTTCACGGCGCCGGCGCGGCCGATCGCCAGGGTCCCGACAGGAATCCCGGCCGGCATCTGCACAATCGACAGCAGGCTATCCTGTCCGGACAGGGCCTTTGACTCCACCGGCACGCCAAATACGGGTAAATGCGTCAATGCGGCGGCCATGCCAGGCAGATGTGCTGCGCCGCCCGCACCGGCGATGATGATCTTGTAGCCTGCGTCCGCTGCACCCTTCGCGAAGTCATACAACCTGTCCGGCGTGCGATGGGCCGATACGATCTTGGCGTCGAAGGCGATGCCCAGTGCTTCCAAGGTCTCCGTCGCATGACGCATGGTTGCCCAGTCCGACTGGCTTCCCATGATGACGGCAACCGGTGCCTTGCCCGCTTTTCCATTCATCGGGTGATCATCCCCTTCCAAAGCGGGCGGATGCCGCAACCGGCGCTTCCCATGCGTGTTCTCTCCTCTGAAAATCGCGCCATAGCGGGTGCCGAGGCCCTACGCAAGGGCAGACTTGGTAATGCTGCCCGCCTCGCAGCTCGCTCGCTGTGCGGCGGCAGCCGGCGCAGCCCCCGTCATCACGCGATAATGTCCGGAGTCAACTGATCCTCGATGAAGGAGATTCGATCCTTCAGGAAGAGTTTCCGCTTCTTCAAGCGCTGGATCTGCAGCTGATCGGCCGGACCGACATGCTCCAGGGCACCGATCGCCATGTCGAGATCGCGATGCTCCTCCCGCAGCCGCGACAATTCGGCCGCGAGGACATCCAGCTCGTCACCTTCGAACAAGCCGACAACCAAGGGTTTGTCCGAATTATCGGCAGTCGGTGGAGGGGACGCTCCACCTTGAAGCGAGACAATAGAGGGCGGCAGCCGCACGTCGTTCACCCGCGCCTCCGCGTCTGTCCTCGCCGAGGTGCAGCACCAGCGCCCATATCTTCACCCCTGCAACACGTCGATCGCGTGCCCATGCCGGCCTGAACTTCCCTCAAGATAACGAATCCCACCGGGACCGCGCAGCACCATTCGGAACCAAGAGCCTCAGACCGCGATGAGCTGTCAAGGCGCCTGCTATCCTGCGTTGCGCATCATACGCCGGAGCGCATGAACGTTCCACTGTGACGATGGTCGGCGGCAGCTTCAAGGCATTGCAGTGACTATCGGTCACGCCCCTCCGGGCCGCTTATCGTGCGGTACGGCTTACCCCCGGCAGACTGCGCAACCCTATCGGTCTGGCAATGCCCTTGCCGATGGTCCCCGATCCTTGCCCGATGGCGCTTGCCCCCGTGGCGGGAGTGATGCATGCCTTCGCGATGCACGCTTCCACCGACCCAGCACATGCCGCTTCAGATCAGATCCAGACCGTTATCGTGGCGGACGACCTCGCCGGCGACCGCCTGGACCGGTTTCTCGCCGCCGCCTTCGCCGACCTGTCCCGGTCCCGCCTGCAACAGTTGGTCAGGGCGGGACAGGTGCGCATCAACGGTGCGGTCGTGGAGGATCCGAAGCATAAGGTGACCGCTGGCGCCACGGTCACCCTGGTGGTGCCGCCGGCCGCGCCCGCAGAGCCGGAGCCGGAAACAATTCCCCTCACTGTGCTCTACGAAGACAATCACATCATTGTCATCGACAAGCCCGCCGGCCTCGTCGTGCATCCCGCGCCGGGCCATGCCAGCGGAACGCTCGTCAACGCCCTGCTCGCCCATTGCGGCGACAGCCTTTCCGGGATTGGCGGTGTGCGGCGTCCGGGCATCGTGCATCGACTGGACAAGGACACGTCCGGCGTCATGGTGGTCGCCAAGACCGACCAGGCCCATGCCGCGCTGTCCCAGCAGTTCGCCGATCACGGTCGGACGGGGCCGCTGGAGCGCGTCTATACGGCCGTTGTCTGGGGGAATCTCCCCATCCTGAGGGGCACCATCGATCAACCGATAGAGCGCGCGACCCACAATCGCGAGAAGATGACGGTCACCCGCGAGGGACGCGGACGGGTAGCGATCACCCATTACGAGGTTGATAGGGTCTTCTTCGGCGATGAGGCTCGCGGCATGGAACCCATCGGAAGCTTCGTCCGTTGTCGTCTTGAAACAGGGCGAACCCATCAAATCCGCGTCCATATGGCTCATATCGGCCATCCCCTCCTGGGCGACCAGCTTTACGGACGGGGCTTCAAGACAAAGGAGAGCCTGCTCGGCGCCGCTGCCCGCTCCGCGCTTGAGGCGCTCGGACGACAGGCGTTGCATGCACGAACCCTTGGTTTTGCCCATCCGGCGACCGGCGAATTCATGAGCTTTGAAAGCGCGCCGCCGGAGGATCTGGCACGGCTGGTAGCGGCTTTGCCGACAACAAGACCCAAACAGTAGATCATGTGCGCAATCGCACTGCATTCAGTGCCTTCGCACTGCAATATGCTCCAGACGCAGAAGGGTGCCTCGCCCACTCAGGTCGAGACCTATATGCTACAATACGGAGCCGGCCAGATTGGCGGCTCTAAGACAACCTGCCTGAAAGGGGGTTGGTTAGGAGGTTTTCATGGCTTCGACGGTTGTTCCCGCGCTGCTGAACGAAGGTGGCCTGTCGCGCTATCTCGATGAAATCCGCCGGTTTCCGATGCTGAAACCGGAAGAGGAGTTTATGCTCGCCAAACGTTGGCGCGAGCAGGATGATCGCGAAGCGGCTCATAAGCTTGTCACATCCCATTTGCGGCTCGTGGCCAAGATCGCCATGGGTTATCGCGGCTACGGCTTGCCGATTTCGGAAGTCGTATCGGAGGGTAACGTCGGCCTCATGCAGGCCGTGAAACGCTTCGAGCCCGACAAAGGCTTCCGCCTGGCGACCTATGCGATGTGGTGGATCAAGGCCGCGATTCAAGAGTACATCCTTCGCTCCTGGTCGCTGGTGAAAATGGGCACCACGGCCAATCAGAAGAAACTGTTCTTCAATCTGCGCAAGGCCAAGAGCCATATTTCGGCTTACGAGGAAGGGGATCTTCGCCCCGACCAGGTCAAGACGATCGCGACGCGTCTCGGCGTGTCCGAGCAGGATGTCATCGACATGAACCGCCGTCTCGGCGGGGACACGTCCTTGAACGCGCCCCTGCGCCAGGAAGGCGAAGGCGAGTGGCAGGACTGGCTGGTGGACGACAGCGCCGACCAGGAGACAATCCTGGCTTCCGAAGAGGAAGGGCGTAACCGCCTGTCGGCCCTGCGCGACGCGCTCGGAGTCCTCAACGACCGCGAACGGCGCATCTTCGAGGCCCGCCGCCTCCAGGACGAGCCTGTCACGCTCGAGGATCTGTCCGGTGAGTTTGGCGTCTCGCGCGAACGCGTCCGCCAGATCGAGGTCCGCGCCTTCGAGAAGGTGCAGGAAGCGGTGAAAAAGGGCTTGGCCAAGCTTGAGATGGCCGGCCCGGCGGCTTTGCCTGCGATGTAATACCAGCGGCCCGGATGATGGCCGCGGTGACGAAAATGGCCCCTTTCCGGGGCCATTTTTTTGTGCCGTCTCCGGCCTCGCCGGACAGATCGACTCCAAGGACCACCGGAGCTTCCGGGTCCGCGTTTCGAGGATTGCATCGCCATCGATGCTATTGCCAGAGGCGGAAAGCCTCATTGATCGCCTGGTCGCCTGATACGCCCTTCTCGAAGGCGAGCACCGCGCGGCGCCCGTTGGCGAAGCGAAGCGGCAGGTCGATCCAGGCCTGACTTTTCAGCAAGGACGCGTTGCGCTCCATATCCGCGCTGAGATTCGACAGTCCGATCAGGAAGATATTTTCAGTGACGGGCACCGGCAGTCCGGCCAGGGGCGTGCCGCGACCGCCCTCGTCCGCCTTTAGCTGCATCACGCCGACGTCGCGGACCGAGCGCGCAGGATCACCGGAAGTGTTGCGGAACGTGAGCTCAACCGTATGGGAGGCCGGCAGCGTCGTATCGCGGTTGCGCCTGAGCACGAGCGCGAGCGCCAGCCCAGCCTCCGGAACCTCCACATCAGCGTGGACGACGCTCTCGAGTGGCTCGCCCTGGCCAGGATTGATGCTGTCGATCCGCCATGTCGTGCGCCCGGCCCGCACCACCGGCGCCTGGGGATTATCCGGGGATTCCTCATAGAGGCTCGCACGCTGCGCAACCGCAACCCCACCCTGAGGTGCCTGCGGCTGAGCCGGAGGCTGCTGAGGGCTGGCGGCTTGCGACGGCGGCGCTGCAGGCGGCGGGGCAGCGGGCGCCGGCTCGCCGCCCAGGCGCTCCGTGAACTTGCCGTTACCCTGCTCCTGTGGCGCGGCGTGCTCTTCCTCATGCGGGATTTCCACGGGCCGGTCACGCAGCACGACGGCAACGCCCGCTATGGCGGCAACGACCGCGGCGAGCACGCCCGTCACGACAAAGGTGCGCATATGGCTGCGCCAATCCCGCTTGGGGCGGACGGGCGCCAGTCGCGGCCGCTCGCGGCCCGGCGATCCATTGGTCTCGGTGTCCAACGACCTGAAATCAGACTGCGACGTTGCGGCCAGTTGTGGCTCAAGCTGCCCGTCCTGCGACGCCGGGACTTCGCCTGACCTCGCGGGGCCATCATCAAACGCCTGCGGCACTTGCTCGAAGGCGTGCAGATTCTCCTGATCGGGCCAGTTGTCCTGCGGCCAGGCTGGCTCTTCAAGCGGCCGAGCCTCCGCTTCGATGCGCGCGATAACGAGATCGAGCGCCGCGTATTCGCGATCGATATCCGCGTCGGCAAGCGGCGGCTCGACATTGCGCAACTGCTGAACGAGCACGGTACGCGCTCGCTCGTAGATGGCGCCGCGAGTCTCGGGCGTATTCTCGGGCAGACCAGAAATCGCCCGCTGCAGCAGGGTGTAATAATCGGCCATTCAGGTCGAATGTCTCGAATCGGTCGCCACGTCAACCTTCGAAGGGGTTATGCACCAGGATCGTGTCATCACGCTCGGGGCTGGTCGAGAGAAGCGCAACCGGCGCTCCGATCAATTCCTCGATACGTCTGACGTATTTGATGGCCTGAGCGGGCAGATCGGCCCAGGAGCGAGCACCCGCCGTCGAACCTTCCCACCCGTCGATCGTCTCGTAAATCGGCTCGACGCGGGCCTGCTGGGCCTGGCCGGCGGGCAGGTAGTCATAGTCCTTGCCATCGAGGCGATAGCCGACACAGACATCGATGGTCTTGAAGCCATCGAGAATGTCGAGCTTGGTCAGGGCAATGCCATCGATACCGGATGTCTTCACCGTCTGCCGGACGAGGACGGCATCGAACCAGCCGCAACGGCGCTTGCGCCCGGTCACGGTGCCGAATTCATGACCACGGGTCCCGAGCGTATCGCCGATCTCGTTGTCCTGCTCGGTTGGGAACGGCCCCCCGCCGACGCGCGTGGTGTAAGCCTTCGCAATGCCCAGCACATAACCGATGGCGTTGGGGCCAAGGCCGGAACCGGCGGCTGCCTGGCCGGCAACGGTGTGTGAGGACGTGACGAAGGGATAGGTGCCATGGTCGACATCGAGCAGGGCGCCCTGCGCGCCCTCGAACAGGATGCGCTTGCCGGCGCGGCGGTGCTCATCGAGCAGCATCCACGTCACGCCCATGTAGGGAACGATCTCGGAGGCGACAGCCTTGAGTTCCGCAAAGATGTCGGCCGCGTTGAACTCAGCCAGTCCAAAGCCGCGCCGCAGAGCATTGTGATGGACGAGCAGCCGCTCGATCTTTTCCTCGAGCGTGTCGAGATCCGCCAGATCCATCACGCGAATCGCGCGGCGGCCCACCTTGTCTTCATAAGCCGGGCCGATGCCGCGGCGGGTGGTGCCAATCTTCGTGCCGCTGTTGGAATTCTCCCGCAGCGCATCAAGCTCGCGATGTAGCGACAGGATCAGAGCGGCGTTGTCGGCGACGCGCAGATTCTCCGGCGAGATCGCGAGCCCCTGCTCTTTCAGCCGCGAGATCTCGGAGATCAGGGCCTGCGGGTCGAGAACGACGCCATTGCCGATGACCCCGAGCTTGCCGGGGCGGACGACGCCGGACGGCAAAAGGGAAAGCTTGTAGGTCGTGCCGTCGATGACGAGCGTGTGACCGGCATTGTGACCGCCCTGGAAGCGAACGACCACATCGGCCTGTTCACTCAACCAGTCGACGATCTTGCCTTTACCTTCATCGCCCCACTGGGCACCGACTACAACGACGTTCGCCATATCCTTCAAGCCGGCCGATAGCCGACCCCTCACATGACAAACCCCGGCGCAAGGCCGGGGTCCTTACAGCCTCTCTTCGACGATTAGGCCCGCGAGGTCAAGCCACAGCGTCGCCGCGGTCCTCCACGACAGTTCACAACCTGTATGATGGCGCGTCAGGCGGTACGTGACGGTCTTTATGCATGTCAGCCCTGCGCCTACTCTGCTAACCTTGCCTGGACGCTTTTGGCTATCGTCGCGCGCCGAACAGCCCTCTCCGTGGATTGAATTCCGTGGGTGAGTATCCCACAGGAGTGCCTCTTCCCATGATCGTGACCACCAGCGCGCCGAGCAGAAATGCCTGATACGAATTCCCCGATCGGCCGCGCCATCCAGTGGTTGTTCAATCAAGCCTATGTCCTGCTGCCGCTCACGATGCTGATGTGGGCGGGCAATGTCACGGCAAGTAAATTCGCTGTCGGCCAGATCTCACCGATGAGCATCGTCTGTCTGCGCTGGGCCATCGTCTGCGTGGTTCTGCTCATCTTCAGCCGGAAGGACATCGTCCGCGATCTGCCTGTGCTGAAATCCCGCTGGCCGATCATCGCCGGCATGGGAACATTGGCTTTCACCGGTTTCAACGCGCTCTTCTATGTCTCGGCCTACGAGACCACCGCCGTCAACATGACGATCATCCAGAGCGCGATTCCGGTCTTCGTGGTCATGGGAGCGATCCTGTTCTTCGGCCAGCGGATCAATATCGGCCAGGCCGTCGGGCTTGTTTTGACCATCCTCGGCGTGATGGTGACGGCCTCGCATGGCGACTTGCAGACGCTGTTGAATCTCACCATTAACCGCGGCGACCTGTTCATGCTGATCGCCTGCGCGTTCTATGCAGCCTATGCGCTGCATCTGCGCAGCCGGCCGAAGGTGTCGGACACCGCCTATTTCGCAGCGATGGCGCTGGCGGCCTTTGTCTCGTCCCTGCCGCTGCTCGCCATCGAGATCGCCCAGGGCAAAGCCTATTGGCCGAGCCCGTCCGGATGGCTCACCCTTCTCTATATCGGGATCTTTCCGTCTCTCATCGGGCAGATTTTCTTTATACGCTCCGTCCAGCTCATCGGCCCGAGCCGTGCCGGCCTGTTTAACAATCTGATGCCGGTCTTCGGCATCGTGCTGTCCATCGTGCTGCTGGGTGAGGCCTTCGGCCTCTACCAGATGGCGGCCATGCTGCTGGTGATCGGCGGCATCCTCATCGCCGAACGCCTGCGCTAGGATCGATCGAAACTAGGGGCTTCCTTCAGATCGGGGGAAGGAACCTTTGTGTCATCGAGTCGGTCACGCCACGCCGATCCCTCCCCTTCAGGGCGAGGGTGGCCTCGCGTCAGCGAGATCGGGTGGGGTACAAGGCTGGGGCCCCGCAGCATGTGTCGCCGTCTTCCATTCGGGTCAACGTCAGGTGGCTGCCACCGGCGCGCGTAGCGCTACCCTCCCCTGAGGAGAGGAATCGATGCGGCGCGCCTGACTTGATGGCAGTTGCAGCTCTCAAAGCCCGACTGTCTGCCATCGGCCAGGTTTCCACGAGATCCGCTTTTCGATCGTACGAACGGGGCAAAAAAAATGACGGCCCCGTGGGGCCGTCATCAATGGCGCTTAGGTAGGAAGTCCGGTCGCGAGGCCGCTGTCGCCGGCAGCCGCCTTAGAACTTCAGCGGCTTGACCTGCTTGACGCCCGGGATGGTCTGGACACCAGTGAGGACGTTCTCCGGCACGGCCCCGTCCACCTCGACGAGCGCGATCGCCGAACCGCCCTGCCGGTCACGACCCAATGCGAAGGTCGCGATATTGACGCCGGCATCGCCCAGCACGCTGGCGAAGCGGCCGATGAAGCCGGGCTTGTCCTCGTTCGTCACATAGATCATCGACGGGGCGAATTCGGCGTCGACCTTGATGCCCTTGATCGCCACGATCCGCGGCGCGCCATCGGCGAAGACGGTGCCGACCACGGAGCGCTCCTGCTTCTCGGTGACGACCGTCAAGGTGATCAGCGCGTCATGCTCGCCCTGGGCCTCGCGCGTCGTCTCCTCGATGACGATGCCGCGCTCCTTGGCGACGCTCGGCGCCGAGACGACATTGATATCCGCCAGCATCGGGCGCAGCAGGCCCGCGACCGCCGCCGAGGTGAGCGCCTTGATCTTGAGCGCAGCGACGGTGCCCTCATAGGTGATGTGGACGCTCTTGATGCCGGTTTCGGTCAACTGGCCCGCGAAGGAGCCGAGGTTCTCGGCCAGCGCGATGAAGGGCTTCAGCTTGGGCGCTTCCTCGGCGGTGATGGACGGGAAGTTCACCGCATTGGAGATAGCCCCACGCAGAAGGTATTCGGACATCTGCTCGGCGACCTGGAGAGCAACATTCTCCTGCGCTTCGGTGGTGGC
Proteins encoded in this region:
- a CDS encoding SSU ribosomal protein S21p, with amino-acid sequence MQVLVRDNNVDQALRALKKKMQREGIFREMKLRGHYEKPSEKRAREKAEAVRRARKLMRKRLQREGLLPSKPKPTR
- the purK gene encoding N5-carboxyaminoimidazole ribonucleotide synthase, with the protein product MSVEASADGTAAGALPPGATVGILGGGQLGRMMAMAAASYGLKTHIFAPDADSPAFEVAGKHTVAGYEDEAALVAFAAAVDVVTYEFENIPAESVDLLRRHVPLFPDYRALATTQDRLLEKRFVAELGIPTAPFRDIASKEDLVAAMADLGTPAILKTRRFGYDGKGQVKIEAGADLDAALAAIGHAPAILEGFVPFVREVSVVGARDQAGAFAAYDVCENVHRHHILDITTVPSALSAEQTEEAIAAAKAIADALSYVGVLAVEMFVLEGGDSSIIVNEIAPRVHNSGHWTIEGAVTSQFAQHIRAVCGWPLGSTRRNGQVEMRNLIGADVEAWADIVAQPGLHLHLYGKASARPGRKMGHVTRVLPE
- the purE gene encoding N(5)-carboxyaminoimidazole ribonucleotide mutase; this translates as MNGKAGKAPVAVIMGSQSDWATMRHATETLEALGIAFDAKIVSAHRTPDRLYDFAKGAADAGYKIIIAGAGGAAHLPGMAAALTHLPVFGVPVESKALSGQDSLLSIVQMPAGIPVGTLAIGRAGAVNAALLAAAVLALDDADLTSRLKAWRERQTAAVADVPEITS
- a CDS encoding conserved hypothetical protein (Evidence 4 : Unknown function but conserved in other organisms), with the protein product MNDVRLPPSIVSLQGGASPPPTADNSDKPLVVGLFEGDELDVLAAELSRLREEHRDLDMAIGALEHVGPADQLQIQRLKKRKLFLKDRISFIEDQLTPDIIA
- the rluD gene encoding Ribosomal large subunit pseudouridine synthase D, with amino-acid sequence MALAPVAGVMHAFAMHASTDPAHAASDQIQTVIVADDLAGDRLDRFLAAAFADLSRSRLQQLVRAGQVRINGAVVEDPKHKVTAGATVTLVVPPAAPAEPEPETIPLTVLYEDNHIIVIDKPAGLVVHPAPGHASGTLVNALLAHCGDSLSGIGGVRRPGIVHRLDKDTSGVMVVAKTDQAHAALSQQFADHGRTGPLERVYTAVVWGNLPILRGTIDQPIERATHNREKMTVTREGRGRVAITHYEVDRVFFGDEARGMEPIGSFVRCRLETGRTHQIRVHMAHIGHPLLGDQLYGRGFKTKESLLGAAARSALEALGRQALHARTLGFAHPATGEFMSFESAPPEDLARLVAALPTTRPKQ
- a CDS encoding hypothetical protein (Evidence 5 : Unknown function) → MCAIALHSVPSHCNMLQTQKGASPTQVETYMLQYGAGQIGGSKTTCLKGGWLGGFHGFDGCSRAAERRWPVALSR
- the rpoH gene encoding RNA polymerase sigma factor RpoH, with protein sequence MASTVVPALLNEGGLSRYLDEIRRFPMLKPEEEFMLAKRWREQDDREAAHKLVTSHLRLVAKIAMGYRGYGLPISEVVSEGNVGLMQAVKRFEPDKGFRLATYAMWWIKAAIQEYILRSWSLVKMGTTANQKKLFFNLRKAKSHISAYEEGDLRPDQVKTIATRLGVSEQDVIDMNRRLGGDTSLNAPLRQEGEGEWQDWLVDDSADQETILASEEEGRNRLSALRDALGVLNDRERRIFEARRLQDEPVTLEDLSGEFGVSRERVRQIEVRAFEKVQEAVKKGLAKLEMAGPAALPAM
- a CDS encoding conserved hypothetical protein (Evidence 4 : Unknown function but conserved in other organisms) gives rise to the protein MADYYTLLQRAISGLPENTPETRGAIYERARTVLVQQLRNVEPPLADADIDREYAALDLVIARIEAEARPLEEPAWPQDNWPDQENLHAFEQVPQAFDDGPARSGEVPASQDGQLEPQLAATSQSDFRSLDTETNGSPGRERPRLAPVRPKRDWRSHMRTFVVTGVLAAVVAAIAGVAVVLRDRPVEIPHEEEHAAPQEQGNGKFTERLGGEPAPAAPPPAAPPSQAASPQQPPAQPQAPQGGVAVAQRASLYEESPDNPQAPVVRAGRTTWRIDSINPGQGEPLESVVHADVEVPEAGLALALVLRRNRDTTLPASHTVELTFRNTSGDPARSVRDVGVMQLKADEGGRGTPLAGLPVPVTENIFLIGLSNLSADMERNASLLKSQAWIDLPLRFANGRRAVLAFEKGVSGDQAINEAFRLWQ
- the purA gene encoding adenylosuccinate synthetase, with the protein product MANVVVVGAQWGDEGKGKIVDWLSEQADVVVRFQGGHNAGHTLVIDGTTYKLSLLPSGVVRPGKLGVIGNGVVLDPQALISEISRLKEQGLAISPENLRVADNAALILSLHRELDALRENSNSGTKIGTTRRGIGPAYEDKVGRRAIRVMDLADLDTLEEKIERLLVHHNALRRGFGLAEFNAADIFAELKAVASEIVPYMGVTWMLLDEHRRAGKRILFEGAQGALLDVDHGTYPFVTSSHTVAGQAAAGSGLGPNAIGYVLGIAKAYTTRVGGGPFPTEQDNEIGDTLGTRGHEFGTVTGRKRRCGWFDAVLVRQTVKTSGIDGIALTKLDILDGFKTIDVCVGYRLDGKDYDYLPAGQAQQARVEPIYETIDGWEGSTAGARSWADLPAQAIKYVRRIEELIGAPVALLSTSPERDDTILVHNPFEG
- a CDS encoding Drug/metabolite transporter (DMT)-like permease; translation: MPDTNSPIGRAIQWLFNQAYVLLPLTMLMWAGNVTASKFAVGQISPMSIVCLRWAIVCVVLLIFSRKDIVRDLPVLKSRWPIIAGMGTLAFTGFNALFYVSAYETTAVNMTIIQSAIPVFVVMGAILFFGQRINIGQAVGLVLTILGVMVTASHGDLQTLLNLTINRGDLFMLIACAFYAAYALHLRSRPKVSDTAYFAAMALAAFVSSLPLLAIEIAQGKAYWPSPSGWLTLLYIGIFPSLIGQIFFIRSVQLIGPSRAGLFNNLMPVFGIVLSIVLLGEAFGLYQMAAMLLVIGGILIAERLR
- a CDS encoding hypothetical protein (Evidence 5 : Unknown function), producing MPRSYDRKADLVETWPMADSRALRAATAIKSGAPHRFLSSGEGSATRAGGSHLTLTRMEDGDTCCGAPALYPTRSR